In the Sorghum bicolor cultivar BTx623 chromosome 4, Sorghum_bicolor_NCBIv3, whole genome shotgun sequence genome, aaatctaaaaaatttcacgaactaaacaagacctcaccTCAAGAAAATGACAGGCTAAGCAAGTCGCAACGGAACGGAACAAACACAACAGAGAAGACCGCCGCCTCGCCTTGGCGCATTGCATTGCACACCGAGACAAGGAAAGGATTCAATTCAAATCGTTGGCTTCCCCCACCGGGCCACACCACCACACGCTCCCCACCCCAGTTTCCCCACACCAACGCCACACTCTTGAACACCCCGAACTCGCTACATCCCGGCCTTCTCTCTTCTCGCCGCTCCCCCCGCGCCTGAGGTCGTCAATTTCCAAATCCCAAAACCTCCAGCCTCCAAACCTCAGATCCCCCCGCCCCCCGCACGCCGCGCCTCCGAAATTCCGAAACCCAAATCAGAGCGCCGCCCTCCCGCCCCCCGCTGCACACCCCAGGCGGGGGGGGCCATGCGCCCGCgcggcgccgcgccgcgcccgcGCCACACCGCTGGAGCCGAGCGGGCGGCGCGCTAGATGCCTGAGCCCGGCCTCGGCGACCTCGGTCAGCGCCAGCTGCTCAAGGGCTGGCCTGACCTGTGGCTGGTGGGGGACAACAAGCCCGGTGGCCTCCGCGCGCGCTCCATGGCGGCCGCGCCGCCTTCGCCGCCGCTCGAGCCCGACCAAACCCTAGCGCTCCCGGACGCGCTGCTCCTCCGCGTCCTCGCCTGCCTCCCGGAGCCCCACCTCACGGGCGCCGCCTCGCTGGTCTGCAGGCGGTGGACGCGCCTCGCGGGCCGCCTGCGCCGCCGCCTCGCCGTGCGGGACTGGGCCTTCGTCGCGCACCGCCTGCCCTACCGCTTCCCCGACCTCGCCGACCTCGACCTGTTCCCGGCCTCCATCGCCGCGCCCACCGCCGCGGCGCCACACGCCTCCCCGCTCCTCACCTGCGGCGCCGTCTCGCTAACCCTAGACGCCAGCGCGGACCCGCCGCTCGGCGCCTGCCgcttcgtcgacgacgacgcgcTCGACCGGGggctcgccgccgtcgccgcgagCTTCCCCAACCTCCGCCGTCTCTCGgccaccgccgcctcctccgAGTCCGGCGGGCTCATGGCCATCGCCGGCGGGTGCCCGACGCTGCAGGAGCTCGAGCTCCACCGCTGCACCGACCTCGCCCTCCGCCCGGTCTCCGCCTTCGCGCACCTCCAGATCCTCCGCATTGTCGCGGCGGCACCCGCGCTCTACGGCCCCGCCGAGGGCGGCGGCGTCACGGACATCGGCCTCACCATCCTCGCCCACGGATGCAAGCGGCTCGTCAAGCTGGAGCTTCAGGGTTGCGAGGGGAGCTACGACGGTATCGCGGCCGTGGGGCGCTGCTGTGCGATGCTTGAGGAGCTTACCATCGTGGACCACAGGATGGACGGCGGGTGGCTTGCCGCCCTAGCCTTCTGTGGGAACCTCAAGACCCTGCGGCTGCAGAGTTGCCGCAGGATCGATGACGACCCTGGCCCGGCGGAACACCTTGGTGCTTGCCTCACGCTCGAGAGCCTGCAGCTGCACCGGTGCCAGCTGCGTGACCGTAGCGCCCTCCACGCCCTCTTTTTGGTCTGCGAGGGAGCCCGTGAGATACAGGTCCAGAATTGCTGGGGCCTTGAAGATGATATGTTTGCCTTGGCTGGCCTATGCAGGTACACTAGAACCAGTAACCACTAGTTACTTAAAGAGTTTCTTGACATAGTTCCAATGATTGCATAATGGGGACAGTTTTAGCTTTTGACTGTTTATGCTTCCTGATTTATGCTCATTCTGTGATTGTGACATGCTAGCAACAAATAACATCACATGTACGGAGTACTACTCTACAAGAGGATTGAGTGCTCTAGCATTTGTAGATGTCAGATGTCAGGCTCAGGTCATGAGTCTGATTGCTTAGCTACGAATGGACCCCTCAATATTTGCACCGTTAGTTCAGGGATCGAAAAATAAAGAACTGCCTTGTGACTTCGGAGTGCATTTGCTGTTTTTTATGAGCTTTCTATTCTAGCATCCTTACTAAGATAGACTTTTCTAGCAGATTTTAGATGATTACTGATGGTACCTTCGTGTGATCTTGATACAATCACTGTAGCTACACATTTGGTGTTCAAGTACAAATTTGTGCGCTCTCTGTCAGTCAGAAGAAAAGATACATTTCAATGGCACAGACATGCACCAGCATCACAAAAATGCATCTAGTTGATTtttaatttcctggaagatgtggTTTTCTATTATTTGTTCAACAACCCTTTTACAGCAAAAGCTCCATTTTTAGACAATTTGACATACATATAAATATTGTTCATTAGAGCAGTGGTATCCATAGCCTCATGTTTCATTTAGATTACAATAGAAGTGTGTGGATTATCAATGCAACAATGAGAGGTTTTTTAGATACTAATGACAATGTAAAACATGACATAGATAGGTGACACCTGAATAAGCCGATTTTGAAGGAGAAAGAGATTTGATTAAGATGTGACTATACAAGTCATTTCCAGCCCCCctccaaaaatcataaaccaattGGTATAATATGACTATTGGCAGCAATGAAGAATTTAGTTATTCATCTTGCGCATGAGCAGTACTGACAAGGTATTGCTGAACAATGTTCTTACTTTAAGCTTTCCTTGTTCAGTTTTCAGAAAGGGTAAGAATGGGTCATGTTCCAGTATCTACTAATTTAGCTATATGTAAACTACTAATCGTTGACATGTTTTTCTCCCGTATGAAGGGATTAGTTTATCCTGTTATGTACAATTATGAAATGCAATTGTCTAGACAGTTCCTGATCTCTGTTCTTCCTTCCGGGCTCTGAGTGGTAGCAAGGATTAAGGTACATCTGTAAACTAATGAGTAAGAAAGCCACATTTACCTGTGTACTTCCTATGTACTTCTCCTATTTCATGCTTTTGCTCTGGACATTCCTTGTATTTTATTCTGTCTGCTTTCCTTTGAGATCTATCTCAGTGTATTGCAGTGCTCCTTGTATGATATATAAATATCATTGTTTGCCAAAAAGTGGTGCATTAATATCTCAGTTTTATGTATTTCTGCAACTCATTGCGTGCATTTTTGTGTTATTGCTCACAGAAACATCTTAATTAGAATAACACCCTTTCTTTTCATGTGGTTTGCCCATGTATTTTTCAGTATTAACTTGTTCATAATGCCCATAAATCATATGTGGGAGGAATACCTGCTCACTTGTTCTTTTTTTAGTAAACCTTCCAGAGGAATGTTTGTCGATGATTAGTAATCCCGCACTCATGATAAGAAATAAGAATATGTGCCATCTTAGATTAAGTTACCTGTTCCATTCTCTAGTCTAGCctgtttccttctcttcttttccTGTTTGACTGTTTCATTTTAGAGCCTCACAAAACAACACGTTCTTGCATAAGAAAATCTGTACCATTTTTTATGTCATGACACTGGTTGATTCACACTTATCAAAATGCCCCTTCTGAGTGGAGTATCAAATACAAATCGGGAAATGAATGGGTAGTAACCATATGTGTACTTTTACAGGAAGCAGTAGGGAAAGTTACCTAATATTCTTAAATTTTCATATGggtatttgatttttttttccctcTTTGGAAATGCTTGGGTTAATATGGCCTGCCAGAATTTGGTACTGATGGAATTGGAGACATGGAGTGCGCCAATGTTTTTGCTGGTGGAGGGTAGATGATTGTTACATGTATAAACCTGCTATTTACTGGACCTGATGCTGGATTGTGCCTAACTATCATTGATGTTCTCATGTTTTGCAGGAGAGTAAAATTCCTGTTGTTAGAAGGGTGCTCACTATTAACAACTCGAGGTCTAGAATCAGTGATAACCTCATGGAGCGACCTCCAGAGTCTGGAAGTTGTTACCTGCAacaaaatcaaggatgaggaaaTAACTCCTGCCCTTTCAGAGCTGTTCTCCAATCTCAAAGAGCTGAAGTGGCGGCCCGACAACAAGTCACTTCTTGCTGCGAGCCTCGTTGGCACTGGGATGGGAAAGAAGGGCAGGGTATTTTTCAAAAGGGTATGAAGTCTGATCATCTTGGTGCTCCATTCCCTGCGATGCGCTTCACCTGTTATCTGCCCTGTAAGGATTGACCTCTCTTGCAGCAGATCTTACCCGCCCATCAACGGATCAAAGGGAAGGTGCGCAACTATTCAGCAGGTGTTGCTGCTTAGTTCGATTGCTAGTCGGAAACTAGGCTACTGCACAAAGTTCTTATTGCTCAGCAGCCAATTTTCTTGACTTGACCAAAGGCAACCACGCTTCTTGATACTCAAAACTCAGAAGGACACGTCATAACTAGTCAGGACCTGGTAGTTTTATGATGCACAATTTCGGGTACCAGGCGCCCCGATCTTGTGTTTGTACCTGTGTTGTAACTGACAAGCTGAGATTTGCTCAGAGGAGCCTGACCGTAGTATTTCTGTATGAGGAAAAGCATTGCTTCATAAATTATGGAAGAGTTGATTAAATGAATAGAACCAGCAGAACCACATGTTTTACAGCACATGATTTAACTGTCGAATGAAATTTGCCGGCACACTTGCTGCTGTTGGTGTGCCAGACGTCTGACCTGTGCTGCTTATTTCTATTACTCTTATCTCTCTGCTTTGGTTCTTACTGAAGATTTCTGTGCCTGCTAACCTCTGAAGGTAGGGTGCGTCGCCCATGTGGGGTCCACCTGTCAGCGAAGAGCTGCGTATGCCACGGCCCAATACCTAGGAGGTTGGAAGCCAAACAGCCTGCGAGGCGCCCACACAAACCGCCACAATCTGTTGCGTCCTCAGGCGGCCAGGCCTCGAGTCGAGGGATCAAAGGCACAAACACAACGGCACGACGCAGGCGCGCGCTCTGAAACTAACCAAGAAGAGGGGAGAGGCAAGGAGCAGAGCAAGAAGCGAAGAAGatggccgccgctgccgctgctgctgccgctgccgccgtccTGGACGGCGTCTCCTCCTGCGGGAGCACCAACATGCGCCGCGCCGACCACCACCTCCCTCAGCTCCCGATCCCGCTGCCCTGCATGGGCGAGCCCACCGCCGCCTCCCGCGTCTCGCCGGGCTCCTCCCCGGCCCGCTCCGAGGCCTCGCGGGGCGCCCCTGGCTACAACGCCGACGCCGAGGCGGACCCGGAGCCCGAGGCCGAGGCCTCCGTGGGGCGGAGCACGCAGATGCTGCTCGCGATGGCCGCCATGGGCGGGCGCGGCGGGCCCTACGGCCGCCGCCCGGCCTCGTCCTACGGCAGCTGCGCCGCGTGGAGCGCCGGGTCGCTCACCAGGCACCGCCCCGCGTCGCCGTCCCCGATCTGCAGCCCCGTGAACAgcaacgacggcggcggcggcggggaggaggaggaccGCGAACCGCACGGCGGTGATGACGCCTCCTCGTTCGTCACGCCACGGATGGTCAGTTTTCGTGTTCTTaacttcttggtgccacttttGTTCGTTTTGTTCCCGGACTGATTCTTGCTCGATATGGAGCAGAGGTGGCTCCATGGTCCTCGGTTCCCCACAAGGCTTGCATTTGATCTTGATTCCATGCTTATTAGTTTGCAGTCTTCAATGCTGTCGGAATGCGCTGACACATTCTGCTAGTATATGCTGGCGTAGAGGTGGTTAGGTTCATCCATGACTTGTAGCCTTGTAGGAACAAATGGTTCTTTCTTATGATTATCTCGGCTTTTTGATAAATTTTTAATGTGTTAATGTTGCTGGACTAGTGGAATTTCTCCCCAGACCTGCTCCTTCACGATTTGGGCTTGTAGTCAGATCAAATTTCTGTTTGCCAATTCTGGTGAGATCCAAAATTCATACCAATATGTACTTGCTCATCTTGATTTTTGCATTAATTTGTTAACTTCTACGTCATCTAACTTCTATGTCTGATTACATCTAATTGCCATGCATGAAGGTCCCATTTTTGTTtgcattttattatttttttcaatCCATTTGGTCTTTCACAACCCATATTGAGGCAGAAACTGACAATCCAAATCTACTACTGAAGGAAGAAGAGCAAGGGAGGGCCATGAATCCTTCTGCTACACCACGAAACATCAGACAGACACCCAGGCACCCTTCTCTGCTGGATAGGAGAGGTGCCTCTTTTTGCTTGTCTCCTCTGTGGATATATTAGGCACAAATTTTTCTTGCAGTTCATGTTCAATAATATGCAGCTGAATTAGGGGCCAATCAAATGCCTCCAAGATTCATTCACAAGACCACACCAGCTAGATTTATGCGCCGAGTTCGCTCCTCACATAATTTCCGTCAGCGCGTGGGTGCACTAGATGCTATCAATGAAAGGAGACTGCCCAAAGTCAGTGAAGGGGATGACGAGGGCGGTGATCAAAAAGACTGGCAGGCTGATACTGTGTCATCTCGTATATCCTCAGGTATCAGCCTGAACCTCATGGGTTTCATCAGATATTCAGCCTAATCTGAACTTTGAGACAATCGTGTATGTTGCAGCTCGTGATTGGAATTTTGAGTCTGATGGAGCCTATGAGGGTAGCAATCACAGCGATTGTGCATTTGGCGATTCATATGGTGAGAACCGTCCAGTTGAAGTGCAAAGGATGGAGAGGCGGATCCCGAGCTCTGTGTTAAAACCCCAAGGCAATTTAGTCCATGCCAAATTGGTTGCCTGGAAGGATGAGCAGATTGCAAAGCTCATAGAAAAGTAATCCTTCTTATCCCATTTTTCATAACATCAAAACTTGATATTCGTTACCAATTAATTTTGGACTTGTTCAGAGAAAGAACCATAGTAAGAAGATTTGTATTGCTATGATAGTCAGATTTTATTTTCAAATGGCTGTTAGGTGATTACTGATTACATGTAGTACAATATCACTTCAGCCTGAAATTGTATTTGAAGTAACAAGCTTAATTCATTGCTGGTGTGGGTTAACCATGAACTCCTGTGAGTAATCACTATGCGTTAATTTTCAAATCTTCGAATTTCATAACCCACAGGTCTTTTTCTAGCCAGAGTACTAATGATACTTAAACCATATAGGCTGAAAAGCAAAGAAGCCGATATTGATGATTGGCAGAGGAAGAAGATCGCAAAGGCCAAGCAGAAGATGAGAAGTGCTGAGGTATGCTCGGTAACATCAGTTCTACTGAAATGGATAGATTTGCTTTCCTAATTTCACGCCCCCCTTTGTACCTCGACTGGAATCAGTTGAAGTTGGAGAAGAAGAGAGCGGAAGCGGCAGAAAAGATGCAAAGGTCGATAAAGCATGCACAAAAAAAAGCTGATAAGAAGAAAGTCAAGGAGCAGGCAGCCACTAAAGTTCAGATAGATGGTGTTGAGAGAGCATTGGATAAGATGTCAAGGACAGGAAGACTCCCCTGGTCACTAGCTTTTTTGTGATCCAGCTCTTCGTATGTGCTTGTACCAGGGAAGGTGGTTTGCCAAACCGTGAAAGCCACTGGCGATGCGGCATGGCAGAGCAATATGAGTGAAATCAGCTGCTAAAGGATTGAAATCGACATATCGCAAATTAAGAAAAAGAGAGGATATATTGGCAATTAGCAATTCTTTGGTGATGGAAGTTTTGGGTTGTGTAATACTAGGATTTGTTTTGAGGCAATAGTTATTAGCATTTAAGCACTGCTTTTGAACATGACATGGACAACTGGGGGTGAATTTTTGGTACTTTCCTGTATGTTGACCGATAACTCTTCTAGTGTTCTGAGACATAAACATCCTTGATTCTTACAGCTTTGCTGTGTTAGTGTACAGTACTTCAGCTTTATGAGTATGATGTGATGAACAATGCTTATTCATATTTGCTTAAGTGACTAActtctcttttctctctttttttttttgtgcaaCGTGTATCCGAACTATTCCAAAAATTTATACCATTATAGACACCACCTTGAAAACATGTGAATATTCAATTCATTAAGGGTGACACTTCAGTTTGGAATCAACCTTCGCGTCTAATTGTGAAAGAGATGCACGATTGTTTAAACCTAATAATCTGACTTCCAAATTCTGAAAAAAGTTTGATCTTTGGCTCCAAACTCAAGAAAATGGGATAAAAGTAAAACTACAACTTGCTTTGGTCAACAAACATTTTAAAATGGGATGGACATAAAATTACAATTCTCTTTGTGCAATAAACATTTCAAGTTCTTGTGCAGATTCCTATTATCTCTCGAAGCGAGCCTGATATTATCTGCTGGAAGCCGGCCCCAGTGGCATATGCTCTTCCAAAGCTGCTTATAGAATGCTAAGGCCAATCTCAATGgcccgtttcaatgcactgtttccaaaacaaatctgttgacagagcatcaatgaaacgaacaatgaaacaacctccacaatgcatgagtttcaccatgatgtttcctaggctgggcaaagcatttaattactgcaaaatgattggatcacatacaagatggtgaaacgatttagtcctcagtggggatttcatcctatttcaccgcgtgggaaacaacgccagcggagtttcaccatggtgaaactaattccttctctctcctcttcgtttcatgcaaaaagtacagttttgctgacatggcgctctaataaatgtgcatgacatcctggtgaaacctccactgagactggcctaatagtTAGGACTTAGGAGACATTAGGTCAATCCCCTTCTAACATGCATGGTGTTAAATTCTTAGACAGGTGTTGGGTGGATAAAACAATTCAACCTCGGGTCAAAATTTTTGCTTGGAGACTGCTGAGATCGCTCTAGGAACTGATAGCAGGGTTCTCTGGCTCACTTGCTCATAGATTCCAGTTGGTCCAAGAGTTATTTGTGATGCCTCTGTAGGCATTACGGTGCCGCTACTCCAAACCAAACACGCTTTGCGACTTTCATCCATACAACACATGCACGAAGTGTTTCTCAGGCATCGGGTGATCATTCCTCAGATTTTAGAACCCTTCGAGGCTGAAACTCTTGTCCTTCTTGGCGGTTTCTTCTTGGTGCCAAAGTGGCTACGACTCTCAACTTGTAGGATGCAAATATCTGTACCAATAATCAGGTGCTAGCCATGGTTGTTTGTGCTGGTTCGCCTCGTGCTCACCCAGGTTATTGAGACATTGATACTACGACCTCTGCTTTCTGAATTATAGTCGATCAGTCAAGTCAGAAACCTCTCAGCCATCAAGATCAGAAGAATGTTAAACCAAATAGCTAACacatttgcaaaaaaaaacaagGCATGCTAGAATCCCAAGCCCCCTGTTTAGAACTGATTATAATTGGATTCGTGGCTGTCCCACCGTGAGAATCAGAAAAATCTCATCAAACCTCTCACGGTATCGATATTTCCTTGAGGCTTTTACATGTATGTCATTATAAAAGTTGGTAATTACCTATAAGCCATTAAACAAAGTTGAGCTCTCACAGGTGCCACTGTTCTGAACTCTTTTATCCTCTACGCCACTTCCATCAGATTTGACTCTAACGGTGTTAAACTACATGTGtgaaaagtcaaaaataccctaATATATAAATATTCAATTAATTTTTTGAGCATTTTAACTATATCAAatgaaaaaactcaaaactagaaagtcgtagatctcatcaagatctacaatatttatataaaaatatttttatttgattttttataacaaatatttttttctaagacatattaatcatatcaaatcatatattttttgtatgaaattcaatgaaaatattttttatataaaacttATAGATATTgtcgagatctataactttgtagttctgagttttttcatttgaggtcattaagatgctaaaaaaattaattacatatttagCCTtaagggtatttttgacttttcaCACAAGCAGTTTGACATCGTTAGAGCCAAATCCGACGGAAATGGCATGAATGGTAAAAAGTTTAGAGAAGTAGCACCTGTTAGAGCTCAACTTTTTTAATGGCTTATAGTTAATTACTAACTTTTATAACGCCATAAATGTAAAAGCCTCTATTTCCTTTCTCTGCGCAAGACTCACACACCAGCGATTGAAGGGAGAGTCCAATTTTGCCTACAGCGAGTATGCTTCTGCAGTCTGCACCATGCGGTCGCGTAAACATATCAAATAGAGCCCTTGTCTTCTATCTCTCCCTGCATTAGCTGTTTAGGTGGTGGATTTGAGAGAAAGGATACTGAATATAGTACTTTCATTCTAAAATAAGTATCATTCTCACTTCTTATGAAGTCAAATATTTTTATCTATCTCTCCCTtgcttatatatttttattatataaatttagtcagttTGATCTGCACAAAATCTAAAACGACACTTCTATTTTGGGACAGAGGTAGTTAACTTGCTTCAGCTTCTGAAAATGATCATGGTTGCGCAATTCACCTTGTTCCTCGATGTCATCGACCACCAACGCCGATAGATCTTCAGTTGAGTATTTGAACATAATCTGTTCATGTCAACAGCGCTGTGCAACCCACCCTCGGGCAGGAACTGGACCTTTTGGTGCCTTGTTCTCTTGAACTTATCAGCAactattcagcagtgtttttctcttacaacaaatcagTCAACAATAGCTTATCAGTCAAACGAACATTCGTTCCTAAGTCTCCCAGGCGGCCGCAGCTACTGCACTAGCGTGCGAGGGAAAGAGAAAAGTGAAGACTTGCTCTcctttttgagaaaaaaatttGATGATATATCAACCTAGCGGTAAGAATGTGAGATAGCTTAGACAGCTGAATTTTACTCCATAACCATGTTGCTAAAATTGTAACCACAACgtaattttcaaaatatatatacaaGGAAGAAATCCAATTCAAAACTGAACCATGAGAGAGAGAAGCAAAGCAAACGGAGGCTCCAAAGTGTTCACTAGAGAGCCACGTTCAGGTTCGTGCCACCTTATTAAAAATTTGAAGAAAACAGTAGCAAGTGTACTAACATAATCATCGACCACTTTCAAAATGATGACAAGGAGACCTTAAATTGTTCCTCGTTGTTATCATCACAGATAGGCATTCAGAATTGTTACTGAGCGAATATAACCCAGACAACGGCAAACCGTCCTTGCATGACCTTGAAAAAAAATCTAGTATAGCCAAGATTGTAGATGGGGTAATAAAGAGTAGTGCTCCAGATGTTCATTTAGATAACTACTCTACAAAAATCATTTCAGTCCGAGAGCATGACATGAGCAGGTCTTCCAGCGATTTATCACCTTCGAACGGATAGACCCATCTCTATATAAAACAAAGAAATAAAGCATACATCAGAGGACTGAATCATTCTTCAATTATAAGCTTTGAAGCATACAGAGTTGTAATGTTTGTTAGCCCCTACAGTTGCAAAAAGACTTTACAAGTTTGACTCTAAAGCATAAG is a window encoding:
- the LOC8076230 gene encoding uncharacterized protein LOC8076230 isoform X1 — translated: MAAAAAAAAAAAVLDGVSSCGSTNMRRADHHLPQLPIPLPCMGEPTAASRVSPGSSPARSEASRGAPGYNADAEADPEPEAEASVGRSTQMLLAMAAMGGRGGPYGRRPASSYGSCAAWSAGSLTRHRPASPSPICSPVNSNDGGGGGEEEDREPHGGDDASSFVTPRMEEEQGRAMNPSATPRNIRQTPRHPSLLDRRAELGANQMPPRFIHKTTPARFMRRVRSSHNFRQRVGALDAINERRLPKVSEGDDEGGDQKDWQADTVSSRISSARDWNFESDGAYEGSNHSDCAFGDSYGENRPVEVQRMERRIPSSVLKPQGNLVHAKLVAWKDEQIAKLIEKLKSKEADIDDWQRKKIAKAKQKMRSAELKLEKKRAEAAEKMQRSIKHAQKKADKKKVKEQAATKVQIDGVERALDKMSRTGRLPWSLAFL
- the LOC8076230 gene encoding uncharacterized protein LOC8076230 isoform X2, with protein sequence MAAAAAAAAAAAVLDGVSSCGSTNMRRADHHLPQLPIPLPCMGEPTAASRVSPGSSPARSEASRGAPGYNADAEADPEPEAEASVGRSTQMLLAMAAMGGRGGPYGRRPASSYGSCAAWSAGSLTRHRPASPSPICSPVNSNDGGGGGEEEDREPHGGDDASSFVTPRMEEEQGRAMNPSATPRNIRQTPRHPSLLDRRGANQMPPRFIHKTTPARFMRRVRSSHNFRQRVGALDAINERRLPKVSEGDDEGGDQKDWQADTVSSRISSARDWNFESDGAYEGSNHSDCAFGDSYGENRPVEVQRMERRIPSSVLKPQGNLVHAKLVAWKDEQIAKLIEKLKSKEADIDDWQRKKIAKAKQKMRSAELKLEKKRAEAAEKMQRSIKHAQKKADKKKVKEQAATKVQIDGVERALDKMSRTGRLPWSLAFL
- the LOC8073954 gene encoding F-box protein At5g51370 isoform X1, yielding MPEPGLGDLGQRQLLKGWPDLWLVGDNKPGGLRARSMAAAPPSPPLEPDQTLALPDALLLRVLACLPEPHLTGAASLVCRRWTRLAGRLRRRLAVRDWAFVAHRLPYRFPDLADLDLFPASIAAPTAAAPHASPLLTCGAVSLTLDASADPPLGACRFVDDDALDRGLAAVAASFPNLRRLSATAASSESGGLMAIAGGCPTLQELELHRCTDLALRPVSAFAHLQILRIVAAAPALYGPAEGGGVTDIGLTILAHGCKRLVKLELQGCEGSYDGIAAVGRCCAMLEELTIVDHRMDGGWLAALAFCGNLKTLRLQSCRRIDDDPGPAEHLGACLTLESLQLHRCQLRDRSALHALFLVCEGAREIQVQNCWGLEDDMFALAGLCRRVKFLLLEGCSLLTTRGLESVITSWSDLQSLEVVTCNKIKDEEITPALSELFSNLKELKWRPDNKSLLAASLVGTGMGKKGRVFFKRQILPAHQRIKGKVRNYSAGVAA
- the LOC8073954 gene encoding F-box protein At5g07670 isoform X3, translating into MPEPGLGDLGQRQLLKGWPDLWLVGDNKPGGLRARSMAAAPPSPPLEPDQTLALPDALLLRVLACLPEPHLTGAASLVCRRWTRLAGRLRRRLAVRDWAFVAHRLPYRFPDLADLDLFPASIAAPTAAAPHASPLLTCGAVSLTLDASADPPLGACRFVDDDALDRGLAAVAASFPNLRRLSATAASSESGGLMAIAGGCPTLQELELHRCTDLALRPVSAFAHLQILRIVAAAPALYGPAEGGGVTDIGLTILAHGCKRLVKLELQGCEGSYDGIAAVGRCCAMLEELTIVDHRMDGGWLAALAFCGNLKTLRLQSCRRIDDDPGPAEHLGACLTLESLQLHRCQLRDRSALHALFLVCEGAREIQVQNCWGLEDDMFALAGLCRIWY
- the LOC8073954 gene encoding F-box protein At5g51370 isoform X2; this translates as MPEPGLGDLGQRQLLKGWPDLWLVGDNKPGGLRARSMAAAPPSPPLEPDQTLALPDALLLRVLACLPEPHLTGAASLVCRRWTRLAGRLRRRLAVRDWAFVAHRLPYRFPDLADLDLFPASIAAPTAAAPHASPLLTCGAVSLTLDASADPPLGACRFVDDDALDRGLAAVAASFPNLRRLSATAASSESGGLMAIAGGCPTLQELELHRCTDLALRPVSAFAHLQILRIVAAAPALYGPAEGGGVTDIGLTILAHGCKRLVKLELQGCEGSYDGIAAVGRCCAMLEELTIVDHRMDGGWLAALAFCGNLKTLRLQSCRRIDDDPGPAEHLGACLTLESLQLHRCQLRDRSALHALFLVCEGAREIQVQNCWGLEDDMFALAGLCRRVKFLLLEGCSLLTTRGLESVITSWSDLQSLEVVTCNKIKDEEITPALSELFSNLKELKWRPDNKSLLAASLVGTGMGKKGRVFFKRILPAHQRIKGKVRNYSAGVAA